The genomic stretch CCCGTCGACCGGCACGTTGTATGTCGGGTCTCGCGACGGGCTGTGGAGGGTTGAGCATGGCGTCGGGACGCTTGTCGAGTTGCCCGAGACGACGGCGATGGAGGTTCAAGCGCTGCATGCCACCCCGCTCGGCCTCTGGGTGGGGATGCCGAGCGGATTGGGGTACTTGCCGTGGGCGGCGTTGGGCGAACCCTAGCTAGGGCCAACGGGCGACCCTGTTCGAATTGCTGGGTTCCAGAGTCAATGGACCCGGGTCATCTTGCTAGCCAAGGACGGTGTATGTTACAGTAGATTCACCAAGACTTTCCTTGGCTACTGATTGGAGGGAGAAATGAGACCAACTCTACTTGTCGCTTTTGGTATCCTCGCCGGCTTGTCCGCAACCGCCGAGGCAACCCTTGTCTACGCTGTCGATCTGCGCAACGGCAGGTTTGTGACGTTCGACACGCTGGCGCCCGGAACGCAGAACGTTCTGGCGACCAGCTACACGGGCGGCTACTACGGTCTGGACTTCGACGCCTCGGCGACGAACCTCTACGGAGCGAAGGGCTCTTCGACCGTGACGCCTACCCTCGAGCGGCTGAATCTCGCCGATGGCAGCGTGGCATCGTCGACCCCGATCACGGGATTGGACGCCGGTGGAACGGTTACCGGACTGACGATCGACAACGCGAACAACGCGTATCTTTCGGCAAGCGGAACGGCGGGCTACAACCTGTACAATCTCAATCTGGGGACCGGTGCGGCGTCCCTCATTGGCACGATGTCCGCCACGAATATCGTCATCGATATCGCGACGGACGTCAACGGGCGCATGGTTGCCCACGACATCAGCACCGACAGCTTCTGGTTCGTGAACACCAGCTCAGCCGCGATGACCCTGATCGGGTCGCACGGCTTGGCGGCGAACTTCGCCCAGGGCATGGACTTTGACTGGTCCAACAACACGCTCTATGCCGCCGTCTATACGGGTGGTGGCACGTTGACCTACGGCTCGGTGAGTCTGGCCGACGGTTCGGTCACCTCGATTCCCGGCATCGTCAGCGGCGAGTACGAGATGGCGGTTCAGTCGCCGGTTCCCGAGCCCGCGTCGATCATGGCCCTCAGCCTCGGCGCATTGGCGCTGCTCCGACGACGGAAACGATAACGAATCGTCTGAGCACAACGCGGGCCGCAAGGAACTCCTTGCGGCCCGCTTCGGTTTTTGGGGGCTGTTGAGAAAGCCCCAGCGCTCTAGAGCTAGCGGCGGCGACGGCGAAGAGCCGCCAATCCAAGGCCGAGCACGAACATGCTTGCGGGTTCCGGCACGGGGTTGACGGCCAGACCGCCGAGGGGGCCACCCGTATCGAAGGTCCCGCCCGCCGTCCACGTCCCGCCGCTGTCCGTGAATCGTGAGATGATGCCCGTTTCGTGGCCCGCAACGAACATCTCCTGCCCATCGGGGCTGAACGTCAACGATACCGCTCTGCTGACACTCGCGACGTTGGTTGTCGAGGCGAGGTTTCCAGACGCGTCGAACTCGAGTTTGAAGACCGCGTCGGCTCCGATGTCGGACACATAGAGATCGCCGTTGGGCGCGCGCTCTAGGTAGTGGAGGACGGAACTGCCGGGGACCGTCCAATCTGGCCCGAGCGTGTTGGTGGCCAGGTTGTAGCTGAATCCGACCGACGTGGCACGAGTGCCATAAAGCCACTGCCCGTCTGCGGAGACCGCCACTCCGCGCGTGCTGGTGCCAGGCAGGATCGAGCCGTTGGCCACGGCATTGCCAGCGCCATCAAAGGTGAATCGGGAGATCCCGTTGTTCAGGTTGGCTGCGAACAGCTCGCCCGAGTTTCCGAAAGCCAATTGGTGCACACCGAACAGGCCATTCCCCGTGATCGTGCCCGTCAGAGAAAACGAGTCGGTGCCGGCATCGTAGTCGAACCGAGAGATTGAGCTTGCGGCCGCGTTGCCGTGCCGATTACCCACCAAGAGCTCCGATGCGGAGCGGAAAGCCACGGAGGAGGGGTCCGCCAAATCGCTGGCAGCGAGCCCGCCGATCGGATCAAAGGCTCCACCGTTCCCTGGCAGCTGCCAGCGATTGACCCCTCTCCACTCCGAGGGCCCGACCGACCCAGAAGGCGTCACGGTCGCCAACAACTGGAAGGGGGCGGCACCTCCGACGGTGGCAACCATGGCGATCCCGAACGAAAACCAAATTCTCAACAGCTTCAAGACACCCTCCTCTCGATGGCGTAGCCACCGCATGCCAAATGGACCGACAAACGAAAGAGACTCCCTCAAATTGCAGGGATTCCAATCGCATAGTGTAGTCGCTGTTGCCGTGACGAAACCGTGACAAGAGTGCGGAAACCATCGGAAGTGTAAGAATGACAGCCTCGAAGGTGCAAGGCGACTGGGTCTCGCCCGAATCCACGGTTCCTCATGCGGCGTGCCGACGTGTTGTCCCTGTGAGGCCGGGTCCGTCGACCGTGGGTAACCTCCTTGGCGTGACTTTGGCCTTTGCGGCACTCGTGTGCCTTGCTCCGGCAACCGCCGCCGAGCCCATTCGGCGCGGTTCGTGGATCGAAACCGGCCCAGCGGGGTCCGGAGCGGTCGTGCTCGTCGCGAACCAGGCGTCGCGTCCGGTGATCGTTGTTCCCGAAGGGGAGAAACCCAACGTGCGCGTCGCCGCCCGGTTCTTGGCGGGCGACATCCGGAGCATCACAGGAGTCGAACCCGAAATCCTGGCGGCCACGCCCGCCGGGCGACCCTTCATCGCGCTGCGAACCCAAACCACCCGGGAGTGGGAGGCGTACACCGTGCGCACGGTCCCGGGAGGAATCGAGATCACGGGCTCCAACCCCCGCGGCACCGCGTTCGGCGCTTACGAACTCTGCGAGCGGCTCGGAGTCGATCCGCTCCATCGTTGGACCGGCTACGTTCCCGAGCGCCACTTGCCTCTGGTCGTCAAGAAGGTCGATTTCCACCAAGGGCCCCCCGACGTGAAGTTCCGAGGGTTCTTCCACGACGATGAAGACGTGTTTCCAAGGCCCATGATTCCCCTCCAAGCCGCAGATGGGGGCATCGGGCCGGATCCCAACGGCGTGGTCTCGCTCGATGACTACAAGCGGTTCTTCGAAACGGCCCTGAGGCTGAAGATGAACATGGTCGCCCCGTGGGTGCGGACCAACCGGTACCCCGCCGTGGAGCGGCTCGCCGACCGGTGGGGGCTCTACCTCACGTCGCACCATTACGACACCCTGCTTTCGGATCCCTACCATTTCACGCGCCCCCAGCAGAAGACGCCGTTCAACGACGCCAAACCCGGCCTGGCCGAGCTGCGCGGGGTGAATCCCGAGTGGGATTTCGTGTCCAACCGGGACGGCATGGTCCGATTCTGGAAGGGAGGGGTCGAGGAGAACCACGCGATCGACTGCATCTGGCCCATTGGCCTCCGGGGAACCAACGACTACTCTTACAAGTGGCCCGAGGGCTACACCCAGGAGCAGATACTCGGAGCCTACGAGGACGCGTTCCGCATCCAAACCGAGCTGGTGAAGGCCCAGGTGCCGCCCACGCGCGAGCGGCTGTTCCACTTCACGATGTACACCGAGATGCTCCCCTACTACCAGACGGGGAAGCTTCGCGTGCCCGAGGACGCCATCATCGTGTGGCCAGACAACAACGACGGGTTCATGCGCGGCCTGCCCTC from Fimbriimonadaceae bacterium encodes the following:
- a CDS encoding PEP-CTERM sorting domain-containing protein, encoding MSATAEATLVYAVDLRNGRFVTFDTLAPGTQNVLATSYTGGYYGLDFDASATNLYGAKGSSTVTPTLERLNLADGSVASSTPITGLDAGGTVTGLTIDNANNAYLSASGTAGYNLYNLNLGTGAASLIGTMSATNIVIDIATDVNGRMVAHDISTDSFWFVNTSSAAMTLIGSHGLAANFAQGMDFDWSNNTLYAAVYTGGGTLTYGSVSLADGSVTSIPGIVSGEYEMAVQSPVPEPASIMALSLGALALLRRRKR
- a CDS encoding lactonase family protein, which codes for MKLLRIWFSFGIAMVATVGGAAPFQLLATVTPSGSVGPSEWRGVNRWQLPGNGGAFDPIGGLAASDLADPSSVAFRSASELLVGNRHGNAAASSISRFDYDAGTDSFSLTGTITGNGLFGVHQLAFGNSGELFAANLNNGISRFTFDGAGNAVANGSILPGTSTRGVAVSADGQWLYGTRATSVGFSYNLATNTLGPDWTVPGSSVLHYLERAPNGDLYVSDIGADAVFKLEFDASGNLASTTNVASVSRAVSLTFSPDGQEMFVAGHETGIISRFTDSGGTWTAGGTFDTGGPLGGLAVNPVPEPASMFVLGLGLAALRRRRR
- a CDS encoding glycosyl hydrolase 115 family protein, with the translated sequence MTLAFAALVCLAPATAAEPIRRGSWIETGPAGSGAVVLVANQASRPVIVVPEGEKPNVRVAARFLAGDIRSITGVEPEILAATPAGRPFIALRTQTTREWEAYTVRTVPGGIEITGSNPRGTAFGAYELCERLGVDPLHRWTGYVPERHLPLVVKKVDFHQGPPDVKFRGFFHDDEDVFPRPMIPLQAADGGIGPDPNGVVSLDDYKRFFETALRLKMNMVAPWVRTNRYPAVERLADRWGLYLTSHHYDTLLSDPYHFTRPQQKTPFNDAKPGLAELRGVNPEWDFVSNRDGMVRFWKGGVEENHAIDCIWPIGLRGTNDYSYKWPEGYTQEQILGAYEDAFRIQTELVKAQVPPTRERLFHFTMYTEMLPYYQTGKLRVPEDAIIVWPDNNDGFMRGLPSGPHAHKHGVYYHLAYLGGNISKQTAQIVPLERVESEFRKIFEAGATEYMLVNVSDLREYLMGARFLSDLCWNGRREFESPGAADRFLGWWCREYFGVDGPVEAAYRAYFASIPDTTDYGYGALKCLGAIPSLRLKFEGKPFAPAQPDTLPTLLARQLLTRRLEARVAEGRAAIRDDLARRFYFENLELAAAIDRLTTEAGVLLVSAMAEPDRNKALRRCREALVPLEHLEALLQRANRPPFEHWYGPSWTVQRDNHIVLPRVRLEALLREFGA